The sequence below is a genomic window from Trichosurus vulpecula isolate mTriVul1 chromosome 5, mTriVul1.pri, whole genome shotgun sequence.
tgagaacctTCCCCAGAGTGGTGGCATTGTCAGAGGAGCTAAGGGGGCATGTTGAGAATGTTGCCAAGGTAGAATCTACAGGGCTTGTAACTGATTGGCTATAGGGGGTGGTGGAGTTTGAGGATGTCTACCTGAGGATGACTGTCTAGGTTGCCAGCCTGGCAAACAGGGAGGATAAAGACATCCTTGACAGCAGTGGTGaagtgagaaagagaggagggttgGGGAGGAAGATACTGAGTTCATCGTTTGGGCTCATCAGATTTGATAAGACTGAAAACAGTCCCACCCCCCATTCCACAAGCTTTCCTTCCAAGGCCAGGAGTTCCTACACCAAGTCTGAAGGCTTCAAGTCCAGATTCCATGATAGATGTGCAgtgttcaacaagcatttatttggctCCTGCTCTGTGTCGAGCCCTGGCCTACAGGTTGGGGGTTCAAAAACAGATATGAAAATTGGTCCCTGCCCTGGAGGGGCTTACATTAAACTTGGCATTGTTGCTATCTTGGAGGCTCCTGCCAGTTGGCTGAGCCCAATCGCCTCCTAAGATGTTGGGCTGCTGGGATCTGTGTCCTAGGAGTATCAGTTATGCCCACCACCCCCACGTCTGAAGACTGGGCTGGCATTCTCAAAAGCCAAGTCAAAGAGGGGGTGTCAAGTTAAGTGTAGCGTTCCCTTGATCTTAGGGACCACAAGGTCCAGAGATTAAGGCACCTTATCCAGAATTCAAGGCTAGGAAAGCACCAAGAGGAAGCCAGGCCCTCTCTTTGGGGCACACGGGGTATAGTGCAGACTGGCCAGGGGTCAAAGGAATTCACTCTACCTCATCCCTCCTTTCATAGGTCATCTTCCTGCTGTGTTCCTACATCACTGTATACATGATTTACTGGAAATTTTGGAAAACGTTTGACAGTGAGAATGACACATTCCGCCTAGAGTTTCTCTTAGTCCCAGTCACTGGTCTCTCCTTCCTTGAGAATTACAGTTTCACCCCGCTGgaggtaagaaaaaagaaaagctgctCCCCCTTGCCCTGGTCTTCTTTGATGGTCTAAAACTCAGGGCTGAgaaacctatggccttgaggccacatgtggcattcgaggtccttgggtgtggccttttggctgagtccaaattttacaatgcattcttttattaaagggatttgttctgtgatgtttggattcaaagggccacacttgaggacctggagggccacatgtgaccttgaggtcgcaggttccccacccccggtcCAAGTCCTCAGGCCTCCATGCTGATGCAGTTCCTCTTCCACAACACCGTTGCTGGCAAATATCCCTTGATCCTGCATTTGCTCAGGGAATTTGCCAGAACATGGCCTCAAACCAAAAGCTATGGGACAATTACACTTCCCTGGCCACCGTAggtggtttttgttttaattacaaaaaaaatcttttaattgcTTTCTTTAAACTAGCACAAATGGCATAGTTTAAACTTTAGAATATGCAGCTTAAAAAGAGCAGAAATCTTATTTGCTTAAGACCTTCTAAAAATTACATTCAGCATCACATTCTCAAGGTTAATTCACAAAATTAAGTCCAGAGattgaatgaaggaaaaagctaATTTTGGCATCCCAGAGGATCTAACCCTGGAGAATATTTAATTTGGACTTGGACTGCAGAACACCCAATTCAAGTATTGGTCCACATGATTTTCAGAAGATTTTCTGGCCTCCCAAGGCTGGGTCTCATTCCTAAAATGGGGGCAGGGGCGGGGGCGGGACTAGAGATATCTCTTGGGTCACTTTCAGCTTTAAACCTATGATCCCACAATTTTTGAAGACGTCACAAGAGGGCGTTAGTCCTGACTTTGCTATTCCCTTCTAGTATAGACTCTGACAAAGCACTTACCGACACGTCCCCATCACCTGTACCATGAGGTCGGCGTAGATGAGATCAAAcatcatttccagctctaaaaccatGATCCTCTAAGGACAGAGCCAACATGTACTCTGCCTCTTGCTACTTCTTCTTTTGGTTCTAGGATAACTGTTAATATTCATGCTCCCTCTTAAAGTTACCCAACGATAATTCGGCCCCAACTCATATTTGCCGATTTGACTGAAGCCTTGGGGTCACAGACTTAAAGCTGCAACAGATCtcacaggccatctagtccagccctcttattttacagatgaggaactgactTCCAGAGAGGAAGTAACTTGTCCCCAGACGGAATCAGAGCCTTCTGACCCCATGCTGCATCTCTCCTGACCGCTCTTTCCTTTGGTTCAGATCCTGTGGACCTTCTCTATCTACCTGGAGTCTGTGGCAATCCTGCCTCAGCTTTTCATGATCAGCAGGACCGGGGAGGCAGAGACCATCACCACTCACTACCTTTTCTTTCTGGGGCTTTATCGAGCTCTTTATCTGGCTAATTGGATCTGGAGGTACCACACAGAAAATTTCTACGACCAAATTGCGGTGGTGTCCGGGGTGGTACAAACCATCTTCTACTGTGACTTCTTCTACCTGTATGTGACCAAAGGTAGGTGCCAGGAGAGGGTGAAAGGTGGGATCATTGTCGTTACCTAATAATGGCCACCCCCAATCATCGTTCCCCAGAGGAAATTAGTAGTCAACCCAATCAAATCAACACATCTTTCGCATCCAGAAGTGGAAGGCTTGCTTCTTCATCAGTCACCCCAAATAAAAAATTAGGGAATAAACAGATTAGTTTTTGAAGCTCAATTTCATCTTCCTTTATGCTCATTTGTAAACAAACTGGTCTATGCGATAGACCCCTTCACTCTTCATACAAGTTCTCCCAAGTCTAACTCTCCATACTTATTTCCCATAGTAATGACATTGCACTCACATGTTTATTCAGACATTCATTCCCAAATCACCACATACCCACTTTCACCCTCCCAAGTTGAtatactacaaaaagtgctgtaTTTTTGTGAATATAGGACATTTGCGGGTCTCTAACTTCCTTGGTGTATATGACTCAGTATAGTCTGATTCGGGGACACATTTCTGCTAACGATGCATTGATGCACCTaacttcccacagcccctccaacattgactgctTGCATTTGTCTTCTTCACTTCTCTGATGTGCATGAGGTGAAAGCTGAgttttaacttgtatttatatttggAACATTCAGTTTTTGATAGCTGGACTTTCTTCTCTTGAAAATTTCCCCCTCACATCTTTTGGATACATAATTACTGGGGAGCAGGCTTCTGCTTTTCCATTACTTGAATCTATTCTATATGTATCTCACAGaccttttatcaaaatatttgatGCATTTTCTCCAACTTCTCTTCTGACCTCACTCATTTTGCTTTTGCAGAACTTTTGCTTTGTAGAATtaaggtatctttttttttctttcatgattacCTCTATTCCTTTAGTCAAGAATTCCACtcatcttcctcccccttccccccacaacagctgtgcaatgcagtttaaaaaaatttataatacaTTTTGCATTTAGGTAGTGTGCCCATTTGGACTATATTGTGGTACATTAAAGTGATTTAAACCTAATTCCTGCCCAACTATGGTTTTCCCAGTTTCTGCCAAATAGGGGACTTTCCACCCACAGCTGTTAGGTTCTGCTTACCTAGCCTAGTGCACTGATCACTTTTCTTATGTattctttgataatttgattagCGTGGCATTAAATCTATAAATTTAGATAGGACAATTATTTGCATATTAATGCAGCTTCCTTCCAATCGCTCATCTTACTTTTTCAGCTTTTTACTCTTTATAAGGCTCCTGCTCCCTAGTCTTCCGTCAGCCAATTGAAAGATTCCCAAGTCATCCCCTGAGAAAGGCTGTTCCCCAAACCTCTTGCCAAACAAACCTCCATCCTCTGGGAATCTCCCAATCACCAGTCAAGTAATCGAGCTCAGTTCTCACTCCCATTTTAGCTGAACTCTTTAATGGTTCCCCTGGAATTCTTTGACTGCCTGGCAACTGTCATTaactgctccccccacccccaaaccaagAGCCTCCTTGTTCAAATCATAGGCCCGATAGAACACCCTCGAACTTACTGCTCAGAAGAGATGGGCACATCACCACCTACCCTCAGAGGTATCCCTTCTCCCAATATTTGTGCCCTCAATTCCATTTCCTCCCACTTCCTCCAATATTCTCCCAAGCATTTAATTCCCCCCTCACCACATTCAAACAGCTCCCACAGGCTGGCAATGGCCAACCCGAAAATGTCTTTTTAGGGGGTTTCCCCTACCTGACAGTTCAAATTTACCATGTCCAAGAAACTTGCCCTCTTCCAAACTCATTTCTGTTGGCGGTTAGCACCTCCTCTTACAACCTCCAAGTCATTCTTAGTTCTTCATCCTCCCTAGAAGGTTGCCAATTCTTGTCGGTCCTACCCTTACACCGATCACCTCTCAGTGGAGTGGCCCGCTTTAAAAACACCCTTTGCACCATGACCACCATATTAATAAGGCCCAGATGTGATCATGTCACTTCCTAGCTCAAGAAAGCACCAGAACTCCCTACCAAGATCGTGCACCGAAACAAGAACCTCAACCATCACCCACCCTCTATCGTTGCTTGCTGACGTGGTCTGCATACAGCAAAGCTAACTGTCTCCTTTTTGTCTCAACAGTCCTTAAAGGAAAGAAGCTAAGTCTCCCAATGCCAGTTTGAAGACCCAACTGAGAAGTCACACAAAACCCCCAGGCAGCCATGGATCCGTTTCAAAAGTTCCTTTCCAGATTTCCTGACCACAAGCTCCTGGAGATACTGTTGGTGCTGCTTTTGAACAAACGGACTTctaggaagggatggagagaacgcatcattttccctcccctccattcaCATCTAATACTCTACAAATGAAGGGTGGAACAATCCCTGGGGCTGAAGTGTTTGGCCCTTTAACAGGCATCCCTTGAGTCAGGACTGTCATTGTTTTCCAAGATCACTCTCCCCAAACCAGGGAAGGACACCCAAATCGACTGTTTAACCCTTGTTAAACAGTCCTTGTCAAATTCAGAGTAAAAATGTGAAAACTGGTGACCTAGAACGGTTAAGTATTGTTATTCCCTTTCCTATTCCCTTAAAATACAAGCTTTATATACATCTTGAGGTGAAAATGTGCTATCTGGGTCTTTGAACATTAGTCCCTTCACAATTCTAAGACACTGAACACAATTACAGAGAGAGGTTCAAACCATTGTAGTTCGATTATTCACTGGACTTCTGCTAAAAGGAGAattttttgtaaagaaaaagtGGCACTTTTATTGTCAACAGTGTTTTTATTTATAcctacaaaagaaaacaagatggtATCAAAAGACAATTTACAAACTAAGAATAGTAACATAGCTTTTAATATCCTGTGCCTGAACATTACACATCTATGAATCTTTCAAGTCAAGTCTTAATGCAACAGGAATGTGTTCGGAGACCAGCAAGGGCAAGAACAAAAAGCACTGATCCCACACAAAAAGCCACTGACCCTTCAGTTAGAGAAGTCCACACAGTGAATAGTCAGGGAGGGGTCAGAGGTAACCCACGATTCCACATtaagcccctcccccccaaaagggTTTCAATGATACAAATGCAATTGTAGTTATCAATGCAGGTCCTTTGGAATATGTACTTAATTCAACAGCAGTTGGAATCTGCATTTGGAGCCAAACACATGAGGACATGGGAGGCTGATGCTCAGGATGACACCGGAGGGACCCTTGCAGATTTGTAAGATCCAAGCTGCAATAGCTTTTGAGATGCACTGTTAAATCTCATTTCACCATCAAGTAGGAGCAAACTAAAGGCTGTCTTGCTTGCCAAGAGACCCTTCTCATTAACAGCTTTTAAGAGCTGTGAGAGGGCAGACTACCTCCCTGGCGCCACTTCTGCATGAGAACTCACAGGTGAACAGTTTCACATCTGtttgaggggagaagaaaatatCTACAACAGACTGATCAGTGCTTGGGACAGCAAACGTTCTTTGGGGGCCTTGGTTTGAAGATACATAGCACAGGGCAAACTTGTGGCCACAGTATAGGTGTtgttccccacctcccaccccatatCCTCAACTTTtacaatagaaggaaaaaagaggggcagagagagaaatggaaggtaaggggagaaaaggaaatatgaatGCCAGACAGCTTACATGCACAGAATTCCAGCTTATGCTAACAACCTACCTGTATGGTGCACACTTAACCAGACCTTCAGAAGCCCTCAGGAGCCCCCCCCCCTTTATTCTCCCcctaaagaaaatcaaaatgggGAGAGGCCAAACCCAGATcttatcaatcaacaagtacaCTCCTTCAGCTGAAGAAATGCAGCCCACTGAGCCTCTGAACAATCCCATAACTGCGCCCACAATAACCAAACAAAGCCTCTCTTACTGGCCTTGGGGAGAGGTGTTTGGGGTTCTGCCGCTTTGCCAAAGGATGTCAACACAGTAACTAGTTAGGGAGAGATGAAAAATTATGTGAAACAAGGGCAGGGAATTCTCTCCAGGATCTGCTGTTCCTGGCCCATCTGCCAAATGAAGTTACATTAGAGAATAGACAACATGCTTAACTACAAACAGGAAACACTCACCTACCTTCAGATGGAGAAAAAGCGAATCAAATGCTTACGTTCCAGTCTTTCCTAACCTTTCCCTAAAATACTACCTACCTGTAAAAACTGACCACAATTGGATCCTGGAGAAACATACCCAGAAGCTCAGTTATAAAGGTCTATAGAAAGTATAAAGGGAGTTTTAAACCAATGAACTCAGAACAGCTCTGCCTAATCCCTTTTGGGTAAAAAGACAAAGGGATGACAGGGAAAAAAGGGGCTTCCACCCTAGTTCTGTAAACACTGATGTTAATAGGAAAACCCTGTTCACTGCAGAGGTTCAGAAAATCCTCTGCAATAAAAGGTACTTTCTATCCTGCAGGTAAATGCATGGAACTGTATGGttaataaaaatctgttttgtttcGTGGGCATCTCTGTCCCTCTTGCCTGCAGCAGCTGTCTGGATGGTCCCTGGCAATGTGAGGAATACATACATGCAGCTCCCACCCAGCTGCTGAGATGCTATACTTTAACCATCACAGAAAATACccatagtttttaaaataaaagacattcaTTTTAAACACCAGCTTGTACTTCTGGCCACAGTTAAATCCAGATTCTCAGCAATCTAATTTTCATGACATTATGGCTGACCATCAACGGCTGCTTTTCAGTAACAAAGGCAGCCTCATTAAAAGATGACTTTTCAGAGAAGTGGGTGATATGGGAGGTGGAAGGAGGCAGAGTTAAATTCCCAATCCAGTCTGAATTTGGTTGCATTAAATGTTTAACAGGCAATCAGCCAAGTAAAATAAGCACACTGTAAAATATGGGAGCTTAGAACCAATGCCCAGGGCCAATTAGAACTCCACTCCAAGCTAGTTTCAGAGAACTTAGAACATCATACCAAATGCTCTGCATGCTCTCCCTGCACCCCAGTCAAACGAGCACATGAAAGCATGAACAACTAACTGTGCTCTGTGCTATGTTGCAAATCTCCCTCCTGCCCAACTCCTTAAcctagacaaaacaaaaaaaaaatgggctaGGATTGAATGGCCTgatgcccatttttttttcttttaagaaaagaaagctcAGTTCAAATTTCCTCAACATGCAAgaagtgggagggggaaaaaagggaacatTTCCAGTcagctatatatatttttttttttttacaaaatttctAATATGGACTGGATCATTTTGGCGGGCAGAAGAAATCTGGCAGTGGAATTCTAACTAACCTGCATGAAAGACAAATCACAatggttaaaaaggaaaaaaaaaaaagggaagaaagtaaaaaggaaagagagttcCTTTAAATGTAAGTAAGAGGTCTGGACACGTCTTGCCACCACCTGAGTGGCTTCATTTacgggagggaggagggggaggtggagggggaggatACTGATAGGCGGTCTGCCCCATGTAACCTATCATGTTAGTAGCCCCAGGAGGCTGTGGAAACTGCTGAGACATCAGAGGCTGAGGCTGCTGCCCTGACCGGCCCAAGCCGCTGTACTGCTGGCTGGAGCTCTGAGAGCTCCTCCCGGTCGAGGCAGTACTACTAGCACCATAGGTGCCAGCCCCATATTCCTGAGCTGCATAGCCACTGGTGCCATAAGCAGCTGCCCCATAGGTGCCTTGGCCATAGGTGTATTGGCCTGCTTGAGCTC
It includes:
- the KDELR3 gene encoding ER lumen protein-retaining receptor 3, which translates into the protein MNLFRILGDVSHLLAMILLLVKIWRSKSCRGISGKSQALFALVFTTRYLDLLTNFISLYNTVMKVIFLLCSYITVYMIYWKFWKTFDSENDTFRLEFLLVPVTGLSFLENYSFTPLEILWTFSIYLESVAILPQLFMISRTGEAETITTHYLFFLGLYRALYLANWIWRYHTENFYDQIAVVSGVVQTIFYCDFFYLYVTKVLKGKKLSLPMPV